The Coffea eugenioides isolate CCC68of unplaced genomic scaffold, Ceug_1.0 ScVebR1_1692;HRSCAF=2587, whole genome shotgun sequence genome includes a region encoding these proteins:
- the LOC113755756 gene encoding uncharacterized protein LOC113755756 isoform X2, whose protein sequence is MPHRTGRKDHVNLREELRIKTGKEPSKLDVFIHSRQGKQMDELTSQTIATMNEEIQKLPETSRDDNFVKDILYENILGPEKPGRLRTYGVGATPKDVYRMSDNMNDGQKKAFEDAVNEKVEIIRGELREEMNSKLADFKEELIAQFEARMRASTCDLASLQRREMNAAKQSQISDSLEVGDRMNREVGTNDAEMYKEIGTNDAEINKCEMNKKVSSIADILENHHTKKKRSRTTCKRLA, encoded by the exons atgccACATCGAACAGGGCGAAAAGATCATGTGAACCTCAGGGAAGAG CTTCGGATTAAAACTGGAAAAGAGCCTTCGAAACTAGACGTTTTTATTCATTCAagacaaggaaaacaaatggatgagTTGACTTCACAAACAATT GCAACTATGAATGAGGAAATACAAAAACTGCCAGAGACATCCAGGGAtgataattttgtgaaagatATACTCTATGAAAATATTCTTGGACCTGAAAAACCAGGTCGTCTTCGAACTTATGGGGTAGGTGCGACTCCAAAAGACGTGTATAGGATGTCAGATAACATGAATGATGGACAAAAGAAAGCATTTGAGGATGCAGTGAATGAGAAAGTGGAAATCATACGTGGTGAACTACGAGAAGAAATGAATTCGAAATTGGCAGATTTTAAGGAGGAGTTGATTGCTCAATTTGAAGCAAGAATG AGGGCATCCACATGTGACTTGGCATCACTccaaagaagagaaatgaaTGCAGCAAAACAATCTCAAATTTCGGACTCATTAGAG GTTGGTGATAGAATGAACAGGGAAGTTGGAACAAATGATGCTGAAATGTACAAGGAAATTGGAACAAATGATGCTGAAATAAACAAGTGTGAAATGAATAAAAAAGTTTCTTCAATTGCTGATATTCTTGAG AACCATCAtacaaagaagaaaaggagcAGGACTACTTGCAAACGACTTGCTTGA